The following are encoded together in the Methylomonas methanica MC09 genome:
- a CDS encoding glycosyltransferase family 2 protein encodes MIRLSIILPCYNEGETLGALVDGYRRALAGRGDVELILVDNGSTDDTARQIAREIATGASFVFESVSVPHNRGYGHGILCGLAKARGSFLAWSHADLQCPPADVIRLFDAVLAHPEPHNCFGKGHRVNDRGRAGLLTRLQTLLSQLLLGQRLVEINAQPKLFHRSLLNRFHRPPIGYELDIYAYYKAVRAGLSVVSIPVQFLERQAGRSKWAFSLPSRLRFMARNLWYLLTLRLNGERI; translated from the coding sequence ATGATCCGACTCTCCATCATCCTGCCCTGTTACAACGAAGGTGAGACGCTCGGCGCCTTGGTGGACGGCTATCGCCGGGCGCTTGCCGGCCGTGGCGACGTGGAGTTGATATTGGTCGACAACGGCTCAACCGACGACACAGCCCGGCAGATTGCCCGGGAGATCGCAACAGGGGCGTCCTTCGTTTTCGAAAGCGTCTCCGTGCCGCACAATCGCGGTTACGGGCACGGCATCCTGTGCGGCCTGGCCAAGGCAAGAGGCAGCTTTCTGGCCTGGTCGCACGCCGACCTGCAGTGTCCGCCCGCAGATGTGATCCGTCTGTTCGATGCTGTGCTGGCTCACCCGGAACCGCACAACTGCTTCGGCAAGGGCCATCGGGTCAACGACCGCGGCCGCGCCGGGCTTCTCACCCGCTTACAGACCTTACTGTCGCAGCTGCTACTGGGCCAGCGGCTGGTGGAGATCAACGCCCAGCCCAAACTGTTCCACCGCAGTCTGCTCAATCGCTTCCATCGCCCCCCAATTGGCTACGAACTCGACATCTACGCCTACTACAAGGCCGTGCGCGCCGGGCTCTCGGTAGTCAGCATACCGGTGCAGTTTCTCGAACGTCAGGCAGGCCGCTCCAAGTGGGCCTTCTCCCTGCCCTCACGTCTGCGCTTCATGGCCCGGAACCTGTGGTACCTGCTGACACTGCGACTGAATGGCGAACGAATCTGA
- a CDS encoding arylsulfotransferase family protein, giving the protein MPIRVPKRRATPRVIAAILLAIPMAIAVLSSLSGQAADKFIFFSSLGVTRTHCIALSGAALATLTFSKWIRRNISFIYFVTSLTLVAMIYGFAIGRYKIYPFQLFNAGDQQVAEVRIAVKDWIYNWQDNLKLRPSRQLRPATRPGSGVIVHNRQQMLAGPTLISGFWNDSVGVKLIDEDGAILHEWHVAYRKFRHIIKDDTDDFNVLVHGAILLPDGDIVFNYENHAMIRMDWCSEVSWILPEPAHHSLFQDEKQHFWVPVRKIHDENTKHYPLLDGAYYEDFLAEISPEGKILRQFSIIDAMYKGGFEAALFNGRGRIMVDNWQMQQHMPDKNAGDDFDISNGEVVADITHLNSVTILSEENASHFPMFKAGDILVSLRNLSMIAVIRPETGQVVWTQIGPFLRQHDAHFLDDGTILLYDNRPDWSNGQELGGSRIAVIDPLTRQLSIIYQGNTSDPFYARIGGKVQQLENKNLLISDFESGRAFEVTPAGETVWEFINRYDKTHIARITQATRYPSQFAGLSEKTCAGRR; this is encoded by the coding sequence ATGCCTATTCGTGTTCCCAAGCGCCGTGCAACACCCCGCGTCATTGCCGCCATTCTGCTTGCCATTCCAATGGCGATAGCCGTCCTAAGTAGTTTGTCTGGACAGGCAGCCGACAAATTCATCTTTTTTTCCAGTCTCGGCGTAACGCGAACCCACTGCATCGCTTTGAGCGGAGCAGCACTGGCGACGCTTACGTTTTCCAAATGGATACGCAGAAATATTAGCTTCATCTACTTCGTTACGTCGCTTACGCTCGTTGCCATGATTTACGGCTTTGCAATCGGGCGATATAAAATTTACCCCTTTCAGCTCTTCAATGCAGGAGATCAGCAGGTCGCCGAAGTCAGGATTGCGGTAAAGGACTGGATATACAACTGGCAAGATAATCTCAAACTGCGCCCCAGCCGCCAACTGCGTCCGGCAACACGTCCGGGTAGCGGGGTTATTGTCCACAATCGGCAGCAAATGCTGGCCGGTCCGACGCTGATCAGCGGATTTTGGAACGATAGTGTGGGCGTCAAATTAATCGACGAAGACGGCGCCATTCTTCACGAATGGCACGTGGCATACCGAAAATTCCGTCACATCATTAAAGACGATACCGATGACTTCAATGTCCTGGTGCACGGAGCGATTCTGCTTCCCGATGGCGACATTGTGTTCAACTACGAGAACCACGCAATGATCCGTATGGACTGGTGCAGCGAGGTTTCATGGATATTGCCGGAACCCGCGCATCACTCCCTGTTCCAGGACGAAAAGCAACACTTCTGGGTACCTGTCCGCAAGATACATGATGAGAACACCAAACACTATCCGCTCCTTGATGGCGCCTATTACGAGGATTTCCTGGCAGAGATCAGCCCGGAGGGAAAGATCCTCCGCCAATTTTCCATCATCGATGCCATGTACAAGGGAGGCTTTGAGGCAGCCCTGTTCAATGGGCGGGGGAGAATAATGGTGGACAACTGGCAGATGCAGCAGCACATGCCGGACAAGAATGCAGGAGACGACTTCGATATCAGTAACGGAGAAGTGGTGGCCGACATTACCCATTTGAACTCTGTCACGATCCTATCCGAAGAGAATGCATCGCATTTCCCGATGTTCAAGGCCGGCGACATTCTGGTCTCGTTGAGAAACCTCAGCATGATCGCTGTGATTCGTCCGGAAACAGGTCAGGTTGTGTGGACGCAGATTGGCCCCTTTCTACGCCAGCACGACGCGCATTTTCTCGACGACGGTACTATCTTGTTGTACGACAACCGTCCGGACTGGTCCAACGGACAGGAACTCGGCGGCAGTCGCATTGCCGTGATCGATCCACTAACCAGACAACTCAGCATAATCTACCAAGGCAATACGTCGGACCCGTTCTATGCCCGGATCGGCGGCAAGGTACAGCAGCTCGAAAATAAAAATTTGCTGATCAGTGATTTCGAAAGCGGCAGAGCATTCGAGGTCACGCCTGCCGGAGAGACCGTTTGGGAGTTCATCAACCGATACGACAAAACGCATATTGCGAGAATCACCCAAGCCACCCGCTATCCTAGCCAATTTGCCGGTTTGTCTGAAAAGACGTGTGCAGGCCGCCGCTAA
- a CDS encoding IS630 family transposase, whose product MRTPMKLDLNEQDRSTLNRWVKSRAIDEKQTLRARIVLMTADRIASQEIMDTLKISAPTLNLWRRRFVECGIDGLKKGKTRPSRVPPLPVEKVQEVLTLTLTGKPTHATHWSCRTMAEQVGISRMAVHRIWREHQLKPHRVKGFKVSNDPQFEEKLRDVVGLYLDPPEKAIVFSVDEKSQIQALDRTQPGLPIKPGKNGTMTHDYKRHGTTTLFAALNVHEGTVIGECLPKHRNDEFLKFLKLLDRRTDKNLAVHLIVDNYATHKHPNVKAWLDKHPRFQMHFTPTSASWVNLVERFFRDITEERIRRGVFRSVDELKQAIMQYLDHRNLHPKPYQWTATPDAILTKVAKAKEMLRTLH is encoded by the coding sequence ATGAGAACACCAATGAAACTTGATTTGAATGAACAAGACCGTTCTACGTTGAATCGGTGGGTAAAAAGCCGAGCGATAGACGAGAAGCAGACGTTGCGGGCGCGGATTGTATTGATGACAGCGGACCGAATAGCTTCGCAGGAGATCATGGACACCCTGAAGATCAGCGCGCCGACGCTGAATTTATGGCGCCGGCGTTTTGTGGAGTGCGGTATCGATGGGTTGAAAAAAGGTAAGACGCGGCCCTCGCGAGTGCCGCCATTGCCGGTGGAGAAGGTGCAGGAAGTGTTGACGTTGACGCTGACCGGCAAGCCGACCCATGCCACCCACTGGAGTTGCCGGACAATGGCGGAGCAGGTCGGTATTTCACGTATGGCTGTTCATCGCATTTGGCGGGAGCACCAGCTAAAGCCGCATCGGGTCAAGGGCTTCAAGGTCTCGAACGACCCGCAGTTTGAAGAGAAGTTACGGGACGTGGTGGGACTGTATTTGGACCCGCCGGAGAAAGCCATCGTGTTTTCCGTGGATGAGAAAAGCCAGATCCAGGCACTGGATCGCACGCAACCGGGTTTACCCATAAAACCCGGCAAGAACGGCACGATGACACATGATTACAAACGCCACGGTACCACCACCTTGTTTGCCGCCCTTAATGTCCATGAAGGAACGGTGATCGGCGAATGTTTACCCAAACACCGTAACGATGAATTCTTGAAATTCCTGAAACTACTCGACCGTCGGACCGACAAAAACTTAGCCGTCCACCTGATCGTCGACAACTACGCCACTCACAAGCATCCCAACGTGAAAGCCTGGCTGGACAAGCATCCGCGCTTCCAGATGCACTTTACCCCGACGTCGGCATCCTGGGTGAATTTGGTTGAGCGATTCTTTCGGGACATCACCGAAGAACGCATCCGGCGTGGGGTGTTTCGTAGCGTCGACGAGCTGAAGCAGGCTATCATGCAGTACCTTGATCATCGCAATCTTCACCCAAAACCTTATCAATGGACGGCGACTCCAGATGCCATCTTAACCAAAGTCGCCAAAGCTAAAGAAATGTTGAGGACGTTACACTAG
- a CDS encoding sulfotransferase: protein MPQKDAIEVSRFDDWAGGMATSRQNFFIKLGRVETRWLAERLHAHPIDRPIYIAGMARSGSTILLETLEHHAQTASHRYRDYPFALAPVTWNAFLDKAATHPVEPVERAHRDRIKITPESPEAIEEMVWAAFFPNAHDPGTDNTLDATHRHPEFETFYRDHIRKILLLRGGTRYLAKGNYNVLRLQYLQKLFPEALFVIPIRDPIEQVASLMKQHRLFVTAQRHNPAVLRYLQRLGHYEFGLDRRAVNVGNPATVEKIQQCWLAGEEARGLAASWASLYGYVADLIGSDTRLSRQTFITHYDELCRNPIAVLSRLFWHCQLDITQEQLSAHASRISKPTYYTPNLSSTERSAIREETQDVYRRLLAHSLT from the coding sequence TTGCCACAAAAGGATGCCATCGAGGTCTCCCGCTTCGACGATTGGGCTGGTGGGATGGCCACGTCGCGGCAAAACTTCTTCATCAAATTAGGACGGGTCGAGACGCGCTGGCTGGCTGAGCGTCTGCACGCACATCCCATCGATCGGCCAATCTATATCGCCGGAATGGCCCGCTCGGGAAGTACCATCCTGCTCGAAACGCTTGAGCACCACGCACAGACCGCCAGTCATCGCTACCGGGACTACCCGTTTGCACTCGCCCCGGTGACATGGAATGCATTTCTGGACAAGGCTGCAACGCATCCGGTTGAACCCGTCGAACGCGCTCACAGGGATCGTATAAAGATAACGCCTGAAAGCCCGGAAGCCATTGAAGAGATGGTCTGGGCGGCATTCTTCCCCAATGCTCACGACCCTGGCACCGACAATACTCTCGATGCGACGCATCGTCACCCGGAATTCGAGACGTTCTACCGCGATCACATTCGTAAGATCCTCCTGCTCCGTGGCGGCACCCGATATCTGGCAAAGGGGAACTACAATGTCTTGAGGCTTCAATATTTGCAGAAGCTGTTTCCCGAAGCACTTTTCGTGATTCCCATCCGCGACCCGATTGAACAGGTGGCCTCGCTGATGAAACAACACCGGCTGTTCGTGACCGCCCAGCGCCACAATCCGGCGGTGCTGCGCTACCTGCAGCGACTCGGGCACTATGAATTCGGGCTGGACCGCCGTGCGGTCAACGTTGGGAATCCAGCTACAGTCGAAAAAATTCAGCAGTGCTGGTTGGCGGGCGAGGAAGCCAGAGGTCTGGCCGCAAGCTGGGCATCGCTATATGGTTATGTCGCAGACCTGATCGGCTCCGACACCCGCCTTTCAAGACAGACATTCATCACACACTACGATGAACTATGCCGTAACCCAATAGCCGTACTTTCACGCCTTTTCTGGCATTGCCAACTCGATATCACGCAGGAGCAGTTATCCGCACACGCCTCCCGCATAAGCAAACCGACCTACTACACACCAAACTTGTCATCGACCGAGCGTTCCGCCATTCGCGAAGAAACCCAAGACGTGTACCGACGCCTGCTCGCTCACTCCCTGACTTGA
- a CDS encoding sulfotransferase domain-containing protein: MDTEAGTRHLNNLIEADKAAKMFRNPKYRFEVSSRLITPNIDPFDYLKYVFWYLEPEQIESVFGNTLYPSRFYGGRSFDLEHSLTDQHVRILNDNGKGVTLTLTGHHFSDAVYNSNRHFFEKFHKDGNAVVCTNDTLARRIKADFPRYTTKASLIKHLNTAEMVHAALELYDFAVIPMDKNDDDDFLNSLEEKHRVILFGNANCAYNCPARTCYAAISQANWEREKTSKCSKNWLPRPEIGHQFFDVDKFYAMGFRHFKLVPAPANHAVELLIKKSNSTPIESAAARASAAIYSFPKCGRTWLRFLLGHYLNLYFKLEIPVNLQTLFTLLPNNHAGLKGIEHYQFSHIPELPLIVSSHGTDRSIPGILLLRAIPDVVVSDYFQQQKLAGNTGTLSEFIANDRGSLTRYCHYLNTWAKNGNHKRHHVLTYEMLHLDTKSELSNILRRIGVPVADELVQQAVHLSSFEKMQEIEIAFGHAGLMPADGDKEMLKVRKGKVGGYADYLSQDEIDNLFSRANEILSEQTKRMLDENGIGTRAAQQTLNPYIAS; this comes from the coding sequence ATGGATACAGAAGCCGGAACCCGCCATTTGAATAATCTGATTGAAGCCGACAAGGCTGCGAAAATGTTTCGCAACCCCAAGTACCGTTTTGAGGTTTCTTCGCGATTGATTACCCCAAATATCGATCCGTTCGATTACCTTAAATACGTCTTCTGGTATCTTGAGCCCGAGCAGATCGAATCGGTATTTGGCAACACGCTCTATCCATCTCGCTTTTATGGCGGACGAAGCTTTGATCTCGAACACAGCTTAACCGACCAGCATGTGAGAATTTTGAATGACAACGGCAAGGGAGTAACGCTTACGCTCACCGGCCATCATTTCAGCGATGCGGTTTACAACTCAAATCGGCATTTTTTTGAGAAGTTCCATAAAGACGGTAATGCAGTCGTTTGCACGAATGACACACTGGCTAGAAGAATAAAGGCCGATTTTCCAAGATATACAACCAAGGCTAGCCTGATTAAGCATTTAAATACGGCGGAAATGGTGCATGCCGCGCTTGAGCTATACGACTTTGCCGTCATACCTATGGACAAGAATGACGACGACGATTTTTTAAACAGCTTGGAAGAAAAACATCGCGTCATTCTTTTTGGCAATGCCAACTGCGCCTACAACTGCCCCGCAAGGACATGTTATGCCGCCATTTCCCAAGCTAACTGGGAAAGAGAAAAGACCTCAAAATGCTCTAAGAATTGGCTGCCACGTCCGGAGATTGGGCACCAGTTTTTCGATGTGGATAAATTTTACGCAATGGGCTTTAGGCATTTTAAACTGGTGCCGGCCCCTGCAAATCATGCAGTCGAGCTGCTGATCAAAAAATCCAATTCAACACCCATCGAATCCGCCGCAGCGCGTGCCAGTGCCGCGATTTATTCATTTCCTAAATGCGGGCGGACATGGCTGCGATTTTTATTGGGACACTATCTAAATCTATATTTCAAACTGGAAATTCCTGTCAATTTGCAGACCCTGTTCACGTTGTTACCCAACAACCACGCAGGCCTCAAGGGTATAGAGCATTACCAGTTCAGCCATATACCCGAATTACCGCTAATCGTCTCAAGCCACGGGACCGATCGCTCAATCCCGGGCATATTGCTCTTGAGAGCAATACCTGATGTGGTTGTTTCGGATTACTTCCAACAACAAAAATTGGCTGGGAATACCGGAACGCTAAGTGAATTCATTGCCAATGACAGAGGCAGCCTGACACGTTATTGCCACTACCTTAACACCTGGGCAAAGAACGGAAACCACAAGCGGCACCACGTACTCACGTACGAAATGCTTCATCTCGATACCAAGTCGGAACTATCGAACATCTTGCGCCGGATAGGCGTTCCGGTCGCCGATGAACTGGTACAACAGGCCGTCCATTTGTCATCTTTTGAAAAAATGCAGGAAATCGAGATCGCGTTCGGACACGCCGGATTGATGCCTGCCGACGGCGACAAAGAAATGCTCAAAGTTCGCAAGGGAAAAGTAGGAGGCTACGCCGATTACCTGTCACAGGATGAAATTGACAATTTATTCAGCAGAGCGAACGAAATCCTCAGCGAACAGACAAAGCGTATGCTCGACGAAAACGGCATAGGAACAAGGGCGGCGCAACAAACCCTTAACCCATACATCGCTTCATGA
- a CDS encoding arylsulfotransferase family protein — protein MANKPLDMNGKIIESIATFPETINALLHGTYRSNESPSAKHLVIAKTQRFAGQSGFQFNYTKGKRPDLGYILLNRYDGNKLYSVSELWDLNTQEKVHTWHYADVDAIWKNSNLKTAHLNLAVDNEAEKFRGIHALLTENGDIFTHTNDSPIIKADAQSKLKLLQDEAIYHHSMETNHDGNIWVPKRIEPKTVDIGGPRFRDDGIALISPDGKVLFEKSVIQLLDENGLGYLIYGKGKGNEDPVHLNDIQPALNDGNFWKKGDIFLSLRNQSMIVLYRPSNNKVLWYKQGPWMHQHDVDILNNYQISVFNNNAALAEKNRWAVRGTNNVLVYDFITDSIHSPWQSAFEKLKLRTEIQGRDEIVGRELFVEETEYGRLVQFSPDGTVSWQFVNRANDGHIYLLNWSRLINREVGDHLRYKLQRSDSPDADRS, from the coding sequence ATGGCCAATAAACCCTTGGACATGAACGGAAAAATCATTGAATCCATAGCCACCTTCCCCGAAACGATCAACGCCTTGCTACACGGAACATACCGTTCCAACGAATCTCCGTCTGCCAAACACCTAGTGATTGCCAAGACACAGCGTTTCGCTGGGCAGTCCGGGTTTCAGTTCAACTACACCAAAGGCAAGCGCCCGGATCTTGGTTATATCCTACTCAACCGATACGACGGTAATAAACTCTACTCCGTTTCGGAATTATGGGACCTGAATACGCAAGAAAAAGTGCATACCTGGCATTATGCCGATGTCGATGCAATCTGGAAAAATTCCAACCTGAAAACCGCCCATCTAAATCTAGCCGTAGATAACGAAGCCGAGAAATTCAGAGGCATTCACGCACTTTTAACGGAAAATGGCGACATATTCACCCATACGAATGATTCCCCAATCATAAAAGCCGATGCACAATCCAAATTGAAACTACTTCAGGATGAAGCGATCTACCACCACTCCATGGAAACAAACCATGATGGTAATATATGGGTTCCGAAAAGAATCGAGCCAAAAACAGTTGATATTGGCGGCCCCAGATTCAGAGATGATGGAATCGCCCTGATTTCACCAGACGGCAAGGTGCTATTCGAGAAATCAGTCATTCAATTGCTCGACGAAAACGGCCTAGGCTACCTGATTTATGGAAAAGGCAAAGGGAACGAAGACCCCGTTCACCTGAACGATATTCAACCCGCCCTAAATGATGGAAATTTCTGGAAAAAGGGAGATATTTTTCTAAGCCTGCGCAACCAATCCATGATCGTGCTTTACCGCCCTTCCAACAACAAGGTACTTTGGTACAAGCAGGGACCATGGATGCACCAGCACGATGTTGATATTCTCAATAATTACCAGATTTCCGTGTTCAATAATAACGCGGCCTTGGCAGAGAAGAATCGTTGGGCTGTTCGGGGCACAAACAATGTATTGGTATATGACTTCATTACCGACAGCATTCACTCACCGTGGCAGTCCGCATTTGAAAAATTAAAACTTCGGACTGAAATACAGGGCCGGGACGAGATTGTAGGAAGGGAACTTTTTGTTGAAGAAACCGAATACGGCCGCCTCGTACAATTCTCGCCAGACGGCACCGTCTCTTGGCAGTTCGTCAATCGTGCGAATGACGGGCATATCTATTTACTCAATTGGTCACGTCTGATCAACCGTGAAGTCGGTGACCACCTAAGGTACAAACTCCAGCGATCCGATAGCCCCGACGCCGATCGTAGTTAG
- a CDS encoding 2OG-Fe(II) oxygenase, producing the protein MADLSHWIQATHLRPDTLDRYRTTLAGTPVTPVVIEDFLVKKKALRIAEHLGSEATYERCYGVYRQHSPVTHEQWMATDESRRMYTYLKLDGVASEYVASPNRLSYLLLVHALQSGGFNHFFETIAQQRLQPPESVEVHAHTEGDYLRIHNDANKRRRLCAVLYLTPDWSADDGGELCFSLPLREEFRLEAFFNRLLVFLPTPETRHFIAPLGKTATGKTRYSLVCWFNK; encoded by the coding sequence ATGGCCGATTTATCGCACTGGATTCAGGCAACTCATCTACGACCGGACACATTGGATCGATATCGCACCACCCTGGCCGGCACGCCGGTCACCCCAGTCGTTATCGAAGATTTTCTTGTTAAAAAGAAAGCACTGCGTATCGCCGAACACCTAGGTTCGGAGGCGACCTACGAGCGCTGTTACGGTGTTTATCGGCAACACTCACCTGTAACTCACGAACAGTGGATGGCAACCGACGAATCACGCCGGATGTACACTTACCTGAAACTCGACGGCGTTGCCTCCGAATACGTGGCGAGCCCCAATCGCCTGAGCTATTTATTGCTCGTCCACGCGCTGCAGAGCGGCGGCTTCAACCACTTTTTTGAAACAATCGCCCAACAACGCTTGCAGCCTCCCGAATCAGTAGAAGTGCATGCGCATACCGAAGGCGATTACCTGAGAATTCACAACGATGCCAACAAAAGACGCCGCCTGTGCGCAGTGCTATACCTGACGCCGGATTGGAGTGCCGATGATGGAGGTGAACTGTGTTTTTCCCTGCCTCTCAGAGAGGAATTCCGTTTAGAGGCATTTTTTAATCGTCTTTTGGTTTTTTTGCCAACCCCGGAAACGAGACACTTCATCGCTCCGCTGGGCAAAACGGCCACAGGCAAAACCCGCTATTCCCTAGTGTGCTGGTTCAACAAGTAA
- a CDS encoding lasso peptide biosynthesis B2 protein, with protein sequence MPLLQCPCPELNAADMLKTIRRKALAFLRKPLWTQLWFLPTWLLLGLAKAVIFTVSFRRLAPRLGVARGIDPWVPLLESNEEMLALQIGRLIRLAARYTPWDSNCFPQAVVARLLLGFYHIPYAIYFGLMREPCSNEMRAHAWVVSGRIPVTGGRSFGQFTVVGCFIAPGLAEQ encoded by the coding sequence ATGCCGTTACTTCAGTGCCCTTGTCCTGAACTTAACGCTGCCGACATGCTCAAGACGATAAGGCGCAAGGCGCTGGCGTTTTTGCGAAAGCCGCTTTGGACCCAATTATGGTTTCTACCGACTTGGCTTCTGCTGGGCCTGGCTAAGGCCGTCATATTCACAGTCTCTTTCCGCCGACTTGCACCCCGTCTGGGGGTGGCTCGCGGAATCGATCCCTGGGTACCGCTTCTCGAATCTAATGAAGAGATGCTTGCTCTGCAAATCGGACGCCTGATACGACTCGCGGCCCGCTATACTCCCTGGGATTCCAACTGCTTTCCCCAAGCAGTGGTGGCGCGGCTACTGCTTGGTTTCTACCATATTCCCTATGCCATCTATTTCGGTCTGATGCGTGAACCGTGCTCAAACGAGATGAGAGCACACGCTTGGGTGGTATCCGGTCGGATTCCGGTCACGGGCGGCAGGAGTTTCGGGCAGTTTACAGTGGTGGGGTGCTTCATAGCGCCCGGACTTGCAGAACAATGA
- a CDS encoding cobaltochelatase CobT-related protein, with translation MLQARPLLDDGLAFASLLCPMIQALARSRPVTVPADKCFPKEMEAGEDTASMEYAVGERPDPGDDASADLLTEMVGGLQARSPIESASPTYRRYCTQWDEEVPARAFCTPEDRRALANLDVNDRRKARRLAMRLQRRLLIARHRQWQFDQESGQLDSRRLARLLNPAGPMAVFRQERETAVPEACVTLLVDQSGSMRGRPQRLAVQALDFAVQVLEACRISCEVLGYTTPYGVDNPVARLWQSRGSPSLPGRLNATRHLIYKTARQPWRCSRNALGLMLRDGFGRENFDGEALDWAARRLLSRPERRKILIVLSDGAPYDAATVAAQGKTYLEAHLHAVIARIEAAGIQLSAIGAGARVSRFYRTSLNLQRPEAVTETLFNQLGDLLTKSA, from the coding sequence TTGCTTCAGGCAAGACCGCTGCTCGACGATGGGCTGGCCTTCGCCTCGCTGCTTTGCCCCATGATCCAGGCGCTGGCCAGATCCCGTCCTGTTACTGTTCCTGCTGACAAGTGCTTCCCCAAAGAGATGGAGGCGGGGGAGGATACTGCCAGTATGGAATATGCGGTGGGAGAGCGGCCGGACCCTGGTGACGATGCCTCGGCCGATCTACTCACGGAAATGGTTGGGGGGCTGCAGGCCCGCAGCCCTATCGAGAGTGCCAGTCCGACCTATCGTCGCTATTGCACACAATGGGATGAAGAGGTGCCTGCGCGGGCATTCTGTACTCCGGAAGACCGGCGGGCCCTAGCTAACCTGGATGTAAACGACCGGCGGAAGGCGCGGCGGCTGGCGATGCGCCTGCAGCGGCGGCTGTTGATCGCCCGGCACCGGCAATGGCAATTCGATCAGGAGTCCGGGCAACTGGATAGTCGTCGATTGGCACGTCTGCTTAACCCCGCCGGGCCAATGGCCGTGTTTCGCCAGGAAAGGGAAACTGCCGTTCCCGAGGCTTGCGTTACCCTGTTGGTGGATCAATCCGGGTCCATGCGAGGCCGGCCGCAACGGCTGGCGGTACAGGCGCTGGACTTTGCCGTCCAAGTATTGGAGGCCTGTCGCATCAGTTGTGAGGTTTTGGGATACACCACTCCGTATGGCGTAGACAATCCGGTCGCACGGTTGTGGCAAAGCCGGGGTTCACCGTCGTTGCCTGGACGCCTGAATGCTACCAGGCACTTGATCTACAAGACAGCCAGACAACCCTGGCGATGCTCCCGTAACGCACTCGGGCTGATGCTTCGAGATGGGTTCGGGCGGGAGAATTTCGATGGTGAAGCACTCGATTGGGCTGCCCGCCGATTATTGTCACGGCCCGAACGGCGTAAAATCCTTATTGTGCTGAGCGATGGGGCACCGTATGACGCAGCGACGGTGGCTGCCCAGGGCAAAACCTATCTCGAAGCGCATTTGCACGCGGTCATTGCGCGGATCGAGGCCGCTGGAATCCAGCTTAGCGCGATAGGTGCAGGAGCCCGTGTCAGTCGGTTCTATCGTACATCATTGAATTTGCAGCGCCCCGAGGCGGTGACTGAAACGCTTTTCAACCAGTTGGGCGACCTACTGACCAAATCAGCATAG